The following are encoded together in the Brassica napus cultivar Da-Ae chromosome A9, Da-Ae, whole genome shotgun sequence genome:
- the LOC106367353 gene encoding cytochrome P450 86B1-like: MEMNLLISAVEWVYTHLKFSDVALALIGLFLLSYLREKLLSKGGPVMWPVLGMAPVLALNIDDLLGWCTRSLVRAGGTFHYRGVWFGGFYGILTANPANIEHVLKTNFKNYPKGEYYRERFRELLEDGIFNADDELWKEERHVAKTEMHSSRFLEHTFTTMRDLVELKLVKLMENMATSKRVFDLQDVLVRLTFDNICISAFGVDPGSLGVDLPEITFAKAFEEATEYTLARFLMPPFVWKPMRFLGIGSERKLKKAVIVVHAFANKIVRERRNKMRKLRSLNDDSSDLLSRLMQREYEKEEGNYFSDKYFREFITSLIIAGRDTTSVALVWFFWLVHNHPQVEKRILTEIKEIHGKRAPQETNEPFSAQELNEMVYLQAALTESLRLYPSVPMEMKQALEDDTLPDGTRVKKGARVFFSIFSMGRIESIWGKEWEEFKPERWIKEGNIVSGDQFKYVVFNAGPRLCVGKKFAYTQMKMVAAAILMRYKIKVVEGQTVVPKLTTTLYMKNGLLVTLQPRDG; encoded by the coding sequence ATGGAGATGAACTTGTTGATTTCTGCGGTGGAATGGGTATACACTCATTTAAAGTTCTCGGACGTGGCTTTAGCCCTAATAGGGCTTTTTCTTCTTAGTTACTTGCGTGAGAAGTTACTGAGCAAAGGCGGGCCAGTGATGTGGCCAGTGTTGGGAATGGCACCCGTGTTAGCCTTAAACATAGACGATCTGCTTGGTTGGTGCACGAGAAGCCTAGTCAGAGCCGGTGGGACGTTTCATTACAGGGGAGTTTGGTTCGGTGGGTTTTACGGTATCCTGACCGCAAATCCTGCAAACATCGAACACGTTCTCAAAACCAATTTCAAAAACTACCCGAAGGGGGAGTACTATAGGGAGAGGTTTCGTGAGCTTCTTGAAGATGGGATCTTCAACGCTGATGATGAGCTGTGGAAGGAAGAGAGACATGTGGCGAAAACTGAGATGCATTCTTCACGTTTCTTGGAGCACACGTTTACTACGATGAGAGATCTTGTGGAGCTGAAGCTGGTTAAACTGATGGAGAATATGGCTACTTCGAAGAGAGTCTTTGATCTGCAAGACGTGCTTGTTCGTTTGACCTTCGACAACATATGTATCTCTGCCTTTGGGGTTGATCCAGGATCGTTAGGGGTGGACTTACCGGAGATTACTTTTGCTAAGGCTTTTGAGGAAGCTACAGAGTATACGCTCGCTAGGTTTCTGATGCCTCCTTTTGTGTGGAAGCCAATGAGGTTTCTAGGGATAGGGTCTGAGAGAAAGCTGAAAAAAGCGGTTATAGTTGTTCACGCGTTTGCTAACAAGATAGtgagagagaggaggaacaaGATGAGGAAACTAAGGAGCTTGAACGATGATTCATCTGATCTCTTGTCACGCCTTATGCAGAGAGAGTACGAGAAAGAAGAAGGGAACTACTTTTCAGACAAGTACTTCAGAGAGTTCATCACAAGTCTCATCATCGCAGGCCGAGACACCACATCAGTGGCTCTGGTCTGGTTCTTCTGGCTGGTTCATAACCATCCCCAAGTGGAGAAGAGAATCCTAACCGAAATCAAAGAGATTCATGGAAAACGTGCGCCGCAAGAAACCAACGAACCGTTCAGTGCGCAAGAGCTTAACGAAATGGTGTATCTGCAAGCTGCCTTGACAGAGTCACTGAGGCTTTACCCTTCAGTGCCAATGGAGATGAAACAAGCGTTAGAAGACGACACATTACCTGACGGGACAAGGGTAAAGAAAGGCGCTAGGGTTttcttctccatcttctcaATGGGGAGAATAGAATCGATTTGGGGGAAAGAATGGGAAGAGTTCAAACCAGAGAGATGGATCAAAGAAGGAAATATTGTTAGTGGAGATCAGTTCAAGTACGTTGTGTTCAATGCAGGTCCAAGACTTTGTGTTGGCAAGAAGTTTGCTTACACACAAATGAAAATGGTGGCTGCAGCAATCTTGATGAGGTATAAGATCAAAGTTGTGGAAGGACAGACCGTTGTTCCCAAGCTTACCACTACATTGTACATGAAGAACGGTCTGCTTGTTACCCTCCAGCCCCGCGACGGGTAA
- the LOC106367354 gene encoding E3 ubiquitin-protein ligase RGLG5, translating to MGSSSSKSRINSTPQHPSGFQQKNHDKKYSLIGDNYRSTDEVTAALLQAGLESSNLIVGIDVTKSNEWTGARSFDGKSLHHIGPAPNPYEQAISIIGKTLSSFDEDNLIPCYGFGDATTHDQDVFSFFPDDAFCNGFEQVLARYREIVPQLCLAGPTSFAPIIERAMTIVEESGGQYHVLLIIADGQVTTQHGGLSSQERKTIDAIVRASRYPLSIVLVGVGDGPWDTMRQFDDNIPARAFDNFQFVNFTEIMGKNIDAGRKEAEFAVSALMEIPSQYKATLALGLLGRRTGNCPNKIARQPPISGCNRSVSKSSKSSCSSSVTSAPPMSTGSNESQVCPICLVKTKNMAFNCGHQTCDECGEAIQTCPICRVSIAVRIKLY from the exons ATGGGAAGTAGCAGTTCGAAGAGTAGGATAAACAGCACGCCACAGCATCCTTCTGGGTTTCAGCAAAAGAATCATGACAAAAAGTATTCACTCATCGGCGATAACTACCGTTCCACCGATGAG GTTACTGCTGCTCTTTTGCAAGCCGGTTTGGAGTCATCGAATCTGATTGTTGGTATAGATGTCACAAAGAGCAACGAGTGGACAG GAGCGAGATCATTCGACGGGAAGAGCTTACATCACATAGGACCAGCTCCAAACCCGTACGAGCAAGCTATTTCAATCATTGGAAAGACTTTATCCTCTTTTGACGAAGATAACTTGATCCCTTGTTATGGCTTTGGAGATG CTACAACACATGATCAGGATGTATTCAGTTTCTTTCCGGATGATGCATTCTGTAACGGGTTTGAACAAGTGCTTGCGCGTTACAGAGAGATTGTTCCTCAGCTATGTCTTGCAGGTCCGACTTCTTTTGCACCCATTATCGAAAGGGCTATGACTATTGTGGAGGAAAGTGGAGGGCAGTACCATGTTCTTCTCATCATTGCTGATGgacag GTGACAACACAGCACGGTGGACTCAGTTCACAAGAGCGTAAGACCATTGATGCTATCGTTAGagcaag TCGGTATCCATTATCGATAGTTTTGGTTGGTGTTGGAGATGGTCCTTGGGATACAATGAGACAGTTTGATGACAACATCCCCGCTCGTGCCTTTGACAACTTCCAGTTTGTGAATTTCACGGAGATTATGGGGAAGAACATTGATGCTGGAAGAAAAGAAGCAGAGTTTGCAGTTTCAGCCTTGATGGAGATCCCTTCTCAGTATAAGGCCACCCTCGCGCTCGGCTTACTCGG ACGGAGAACTGGAAACTGTCCAAACAAGATTGCTCGTCAACCACCAATAAGTGGTTGTAATCGATCTGTGAGCAAGAGCTCGAAAAGTTCTTGTTCAAGTAGTGTTACCTCTGCACCTCCTATGTCAACTGGTAGTAACGAAAGCCAG GTTTGCCCGATCTGTCTGGTTAAAACAAAGAACATGGCATTCAACTGTGGACACCAGACTTGCGACGAATGTGGAGAAGCCATTCAAACCTGTCCTATTTGCCGCGTCTCTATTGCAGTTCGTATCAAACTCTATTAG
- the LOC125577944 gene encoding paramyosin-like, producing the protein MTSGADEDADAVLSDVESDEPAPVVLNDPPPREEAQDERLTELIAELDREKKAREAAESSKSDLQASFNRLKALAHEAIKKRDESKRERDEALKEKENLSKELESVSKGKDEVLKKLDEAVRSRDGLKAEIETSSHMLVSGIEKISGKVSSFKNFSNGGGLPKSQKYTGLASVAYGVIKRTHEIVEELVKQIDTTAKSRNEAREQMDQRNYEIAIEVSQLESTISNLRLEVAEKASLVDDLERDVSEKDKRVVELEKDNLEKVSVLEGEVVELKQLVDEYDGKLKTMEMKIVAQRPLLMDQLSLVSKIHDQLNEVVKIVDGNSSEQSESFFMPQETDMEENIRASLAGMESIFELTKVVSGKTQSLVEEKSHEVKKLSETVGLLVKEKEHIGTLLRSALSKRMISEQSSQKSEMFQAAENGLRDVGIDFKSKAQESLGDSQDDHSTEENEIYSLASTLENIVKASQLKIVELQHSLEESREEISSLRKQLDSQTKELNQRMRQIEELKEKERIANENVEGLMTDIAAAEEEIERWKVAAEQEAAAGGAVEQDFTSQLHVLKEELEEAKQAIKESEKKLKFKEETAAAAMGARDAAERSLKLADNRATRLRERIQDLNRKIEELETHRDMSTSNRARYVCWPWQLLGIDFVGGRRIESEQEQSSNEMELAEPLL; encoded by the exons ATGACCAGCGGAGCCGACGAGGACGCAGATGCCGTCCTCAGCGACGTCGAGTCCGACGAGCCAGCGCCCGTCGTTCTAAACGATCCGCCTCCTCGGGAAGAGGCACAAGACGAGAGGCTGACGGAGCTAATCGCGGAGCTAGATCGAGAGAAGAAGGCTCGAGAAGCCGCCGAGAGTTCGAAATCGGATCTCCAAGCGTCGTTCAATAGGCTCAAGGCACTTGCGCACGAGGCGATCAAGAAGCGCGACGAGTCCAAGAGGGAGCGAGACGAAGCcttgaaggagaaggagaatcTATCGAAGGAGCTTGAGAGTGTGAGTAAAGGTAAAGATGAGGttttgaagaagcttgatgaggCTGTGAGGTCTAGAGATGGTTTGAAAGCAGAGATTGAGACTTCCTCTCATATGTTAGTGTCTGGGATTGAGAAGATATCGGGTAAAGTTAGCAGCTTTAAGAATTTCTCGAACGGAGGAGGGCTCCCGAAGTCTCAGAAGTACACTGGTTTGGCCTCTGTTGCCTATGGGGTTATCAAGCGTACGCATGAGATCGTGGAGGAGCTTGTTAAGCAGATTGATACGACTGCGAAGTCGAGGAACGAAGCTAGGGAGCAGATGGACCAGAGGAACTACGAGATAGCTATTGAAGTTTCTCAGTTGGAATCGACGATTAGTAATTTGAGGTTGGAGGTTGCGGAGAAGGCTTCGCTTGTTGATGATTTGGAGAGGGATGTGAGTGAGAAAGATAAGAGGGTTGTTGAGCTTGAGAAGGATAATTTGGAGAAAGTAAGTGTGCTTGAAGGTGAAGTTGTGGAGCTGAAACAGTTGGTTGATGAGTATGATGGGAAGTTGAAGACTATGGAAATGAAGATTGTTGCGCAGCGTCCTTTGTTGATGGATCAGCTGAGTCTTGTGTCAAAGATCCATGACCAGCTTAACGAAGTTGTGAAGATAGTTGACGGAAATAGTTCAGAACAGTCTGAGTCTTTCTTTATGCCTCAAGAGACTGATATGGAGGAGAACATTCGAGCTTCTTTAGCAGGTATGGAATCCATCTTCGAACTGACCAAAGTGGTTTCTGGGAAAACACAGAGTTTGGTAGAAGAGAAAAGCCATGAAGTGAAGAAGTTGAGTGAAACTGTTGGTCTATTAGTGAAAGAGAAGGAACATATTGGCACTTTACTGAGGAGCGCTTTGTCCAAAAGAATGATATCGGAGCAGTCATCCCAGAAAAGCGAAATGTTTCAAGCTGCAGAGAATGGTTTGAGGGATGTTGGTATTGATTTCAAATCCAAGGCTCAGGAATCTCTTGGTGATAGTCAAGATGATCATAGTACAGAAGAGAATGAAATATATTCTCTG GCAAGCACATTGGAGAATATTGTCAAGGCATCTCAACTCAAGATTGTTGAACTGCAGCATTCGTTGGAGGAATCAAG GGAAGAGATTAGTTCTCTGAGGAAACAATTGGACTCTCAGACAAAGGAGCTTAACCAGAGAATGCGCCAAATAGAAGAACTTAAAGAAAAGGAGAGAATAGCGAATGAAAAT GTTGAAGGTCTTATGACTGACATTGCTGCTGCGGAAGAAGAAATAGAGAGATGGAAAGTAGCAGCTGAGCAGGAGGCTGCTGCTGGTGGAGCTGTTGAACAAGACTTCACGTCACAG TTGCATGTGCTCAAAGAGGAACTTGAAGAGGCAAAGCAAGCGATTAAAGAATCAGAgaagaaactaaaatttaaGGAAGAGACGGCAGCAGCAGCCATGGGTGCAAGGGATGCAGCCGAGAGATCTCTGAAACTCGCAGACAATAGGGCAACTAGGTTGAGGGAAAGAATACAAGATCTAAACCGTAAAATTGAAGAGTTAGAAACCCATCGAGATATGAGTACTTCAAACAGAGCTAGGTATGTGTGTTGGCCATGGCAACTTTTGGGGATTGATTTTGTGGGAGGTCGAAGAATTGAGTCGGAACAAGAACAGAGTTCCAACGAGATGGAACTCGCTGAACCTTTGTTATGA